CGAGCAATAACAGAGCCAGCAGAGGGGACGGGAATCGCATCGGGACACCTGATCGAAAAAAGGAAAGGCAGCGTCGGCCCGCTTTCAAGAACCGTCGCTGCCTGGAATGAGTGCCTACTTCGCCTTGTTGCCGAACAGCAGGATTTCATCAAAGTTGCCGGTATCATCGAACGAACCGATGCCCACCTGTCCGGACAGGAAGGTCTTGTCGGTCGCTGTCATCACCGGTTCTTTCATGTTGTCGAAATAGACTTTGATCGAACCCGTTTTGGTATCGCGAACGATGCGGGCGTGATGCCATTCGTCGTCCCAGTCGGTCCCCGGTGTCGTCTTGGTCGAGATCTTGGTGCGGGGTTTATCGTTGACAATGAAGATCTGGTTGGCGTGGTCGTCGGTCTTCTTGCCGAGATGCACGTAATAGAAATGCGCATCGTCCTGGTAATCGAAGAACAGGCAGAGGTCCCGGTGTCCGTAATCGGGAATGGTCGACTGCAGCTTGACGTCAAAGACGAAATCGCTGACCTTGATGCCCTTCAGCAGGGCTCGGTTGTAAGGCGAACGGACTGGCGGCTCGAACTTGCTGCGTTTCTTGAACAGGCTGAAGACATGGTTGTCCCCCTGCTTGATCAGCTTCCAGGCTTTGTCGTCTGTAGGCAGCCAGTGATCGGAACTGCCCGACTGGAAGTTCTCGTGAAACAGTAAAGGCAGCCCCTGCATGCTCTGCGGGATCTGATCTTTCTCAAATGTCTTCAGTGGAGCCGGCTCTTTGGCCTCGACCGCGGTCAGGCACGCGCCGGAAATCGGCAGCAGCCCACAAGCCAGACTGGTGATAAGGAGGGAACGCAACATGGAAATACTCCTGTCTCTGTGAAAGTCTCCGGCAGAAGGTCAGCACCAGAAATGCACCAGACGTACCGGATGAGTTCGAAAATCCTGATTCAGTTTTAGAATCTATCAGACAGGATCAGCAGCCGTTTTTCAAGCATCAGGCTGGCGATCGCGGGGACGTGGACGCTCGGCTCCCGGTTTCCGGTCCTCGGGCTCATCCTCCCGATTGCGCTCTCCCCGCCCGCCGGGACCATTCGGTCGGCGGCCATTGGGATTCAGAAAGCGACCGCCGCGCGTTCCGCCATTTCGTTGACGGAACGGGCCATCCAAAGCACTTTTGTCACCACCACGCGCCAGGTCGATGGCCACCTGCTGTGCTTCCCGGGCGCGCTCTGTCAGCTCTCGACGGACCTCTTTGGGCAGGTTGTCTCTGAGATACATGAATTTCAACCGTTCCTGCAGTTCTTCCGGTGGATGTTTCAACAGATCCTCTTTATCCTTACGATCCAGCCCTTCAAAGAATGTCTGCAGTTGACCTTCGGAAACAGACATCTGGTCCAATTGGTCCCGGGTCGACATGATTAACTGATTCATCAGCCCTTTCGCCAGAAAAAGGATGAGCAGTCCCCGCTTTTGGTCGTCCCTGAGATTCGGTAAGCGAGCAGGCCCACCGCGAAATTCATCAGAACCTCCCTCGCGGAAGAAGTGATAGTCATCCTTTTCAATCAACTCGAAGACCCTGTTAACAACTTCCGGCTGAGGCCAGTCCGAACCCTTTTTTCCGTCCTGCTGCTTGACCTGTGCAGCTGCACGTAACACGGCCAGCGACTTCTGAAAATCGGTTAATTCTGATTTGGGTTTCGGATACTTCACCGGCTCAGGCAGGCTCTTTTCGATCACTCCGACCACCTGCTGATACAGCTCAGGGGAAACAGGCTGAGTCCGAATCATAAACCACATACCCGGAGTTCGGCTGTCGATTTTCAAGATCCGCATGACTTCAAAATAATTGCGATAGCGTTGCCAGCGCGAGCTGTTCTGATGCTCCGCGCGGAACTTACGAATGAGGGCCATGCGCTCTTCCGGGGTCTCCGCTTTCCGCAGGTCTTCCTGTTCCCAGGGAGAGAGCGTGCGAACCCAGTCCTCGTAACACCGCATCACGCGGTTGAGCTCGGGACGCTGCTTAGTGGCTTCATGAATTTTACGGTAGCGGGCTTTTTCCTCGGGAGACAGCTTCTGGAACTTCTCGTAGTTGCGTTTGAGCTGCGCGCGTTCTGCAGGAGACATCGACTCGATTTTTTTGCGATTGTCCTGCTCCGACTCTTCCGACCCCGCCGCCCCCAGCAGCAGCATGCCTGCGCAGAGCAGGGCCAGCGCCAGTCCGCCGGCGCGCATCGTCAGCAGACCTGCTCCCGAGTCATCTCCGGAACGGGCGGTGACGGTGCTGCCTGACTGCGGTTTACTGCTGCGCGGTTTCATCGAAGGTCCCCGACTTTGTGAGTTCTTCCAGGAATTCCAGACTCTGCACTTCCGAGTAAGTGTCCAGATTCTCAATAAACGAGAGCTCCCTGATCAGCGGATCGGATTCATCCGGCACCCACTGATTGGTAATCAGATATCCCAGGAAAATCGAACAGGCCAGCCCCACGATCCAGCCGGCTGAGATCGCGGCTTTGCGGAGTTGCGCCCGTGTCTTTTTCGTCATGCCGAATCCGGATGGCTGCTGATCATCAGCGGCCTGGGCTTCCAATTGAACGGTGCGGATGCTCGAGAGGGTTTTGTCGGTGAATTCCTCAGACGCCTTGGAGATCGGCAGACGATCCAGCATTTCCCAGGCGCGCTCCAGCCCATCGACGCGTTCACGCGTGGACTCGTCGTTCGAGAGCGCCTGCTCGACTTCGATCGCTTCCTGTTCGCTGACCTCGCCATCGAGGTAAGCCACCAGTTTCTCGAGTTCCTGTTCTGTGATGTCTTTGCTCATCGCACGTCTCAACCGTTGATATGTTTTTCCAGTTGCACCCGTAAGTTTTCCCGGGCACGTGACAGTAATGATTTCACCGCCGCCTCGGACAGCTTCATCGCGGCCCCGATGTCGGCGTAACTCATCCCTTCAAATTTGTGTAACAGCACTGCCATCTGTTGTCGTTCGTTCAATGTTTCCAGTGCCTGGCGGACCACCGCCTGGGTCTCTTTCAGTCCGATCTGGCGCGAGGGCATCATCCCGGATTTTTCCATTAACAGCTGCTCTTCCGGACGCATTCCCAGCGGGCCGGAATCCTGGGGATTGAGGGCCACCTCTCTGCGGCGTCCCTTGTTGCGGCGGGAGTTGCTGGCCAGGTTGTTGGCGATGCGAAACAGCCAGGTCGAAAATTTCGCCTTCGGCTCATACTTGTCGCGTGATCGATAAATCCGCAGAAACACTTCCTGCGCCAGATCTTCTGCTGCCTCCTGATTGCCCAGCAAATGGCAAAATATGCCGACGATGCGGTCCTGGTATGCTGCTACCAGATCAGTGAACGCACCTTCATCGCCGGCCTTGGCGCGCAGCATCAGCTGTACGTCAGGGTCCCGTAAGTATGGTGAATTCATGATCTCAGTAGTAACCACAGCTGACTTCAGGCTCCCCTCTATGAGGCCAGTTGCCCCACGTGTATTAAACACACAGCGTAACACAAAGTTTCTCTCAGAGTTTGGGAGAAACCCGCTTTTTAACTGTTTCGCTGCACGATTCTAACGGTTATCGTCGCTAAACCCGGCAGTCAACACAAGCTGTTCCCGAATGAAAATTGCATTTCGGATCCGCATTCCCTGCCGTATTTTATTTTAGCAGGTAGTCGCCCACAGGGGCCTGGTTATGATAAGATAAAGTCTTCCGACTGATTTTCTGACCTGGTTTCTCGCCTCCTGCCAGTCCCCTGAACCCGCCGAGGACGGTCCATGACGTTAAATTCGCTCCCTTTGAGTTATTGCACGAACGTGCATCCCGGCCTGACAACCGCGGAGATTCTGCAGAAACTCGATGAATTTACCCTGCCGATTCAAGAGCAGCTGGGATCACCGCTGGCCGCAGGTCTCTGGCTGGCACAACCGGTGATTGAGGAAATCCTCTCAGAGCCAGAAGGCATCGCCCGCTTCGCCGAACAGCTGCAGCAGCGCAACCTCACCTGCTACACGCTCAACGCGTTCCCCTACGGCAATTTTCACAGCGAACGCGTCAAAGAGAATGTCTACCTCCCCGACTGGACAGAACCCGAACGGCTGGAATACACCAAAGGCTGCGCCCGCGTTCTGGCGGCATTGTTGCCCGAGGGAGTCGAAGGCAGCATCTCTACAGTCCCCCTCGGCTTCAAAGGCTTCGAACATCCCCGCGACTTCAGTCAGCAATGCGTCGACCAGCTGATTGAGCTGGCCGTCTTTCTGAAACAGCTGCAGGACGAAACCGGACGCACCATTCGTCTGGCCATAGAACCCGAACCGTTCTGCGTGATTGAATTCACCCACGAGTTGATCGTCTATTTTGAACGGCTCTACGAACGGGCCGCCGACAAACAGCTGCTGGGCGTGGTCCGCGAATTCATCGGGGCCTGC
This Gimesia chilikensis DNA region includes the following protein-coding sequences:
- a CDS encoding anti-sigma factor family protein → MSKDITEQELEKLVAYLDGEVSEQEAIEVEQALSNDESTRERVDGLERAWEMLDRLPISKASEEFTDKTLSSIRTVQLEAQAADDQQPSGFGMTKKTRAQLRKAAISAGWIVGLACSIFLGYLITNQWVPDESDPLIRELSFIENLDTYSEVQSLEFLEELTKSGTFDETAQQ
- a CDS encoding RNA polymerase sigma factor codes for the protein MNSPYLRDPDVQLMLRAKAGDEGAFTDLVAAYQDRIVGIFCHLLGNQEAAEDLAQEVFLRIYRSRDKYEPKAKFSTWLFRIANNLASNSRRNKGRRREVALNPQDSGPLGMRPEEQLLMEKSGMMPSRQIGLKETQAVVRQALETLNERQQMAVLLHKFEGMSYADIGAAMKLSEAAVKSLLSRARENLRVQLEKHING
- the eboE gene encoding metabolite traffic protein EboE: MTLNSLPLSYCTNVHPGLTTAEILQKLDEFTLPIQEQLGSPLAAGLWLAQPVIEEILSEPEGIARFAEQLQQRNLTCYTLNAFPYGNFHSERVKENVYLPDWTEPERLEYTKGCARVLAALLPEGVEGSISTVPLGFKGFEHPRDFSQQCVDQLIELAVFLKQLQDETGRTIRLAIEPEPFCVIEFTHELIVYFERLYERAADKQLLGVVREFIGACYDICHQAVEFEDIPGSIRQITHAEIRINKIHISNAIELNDPWNNEAGRTQLADYAEPRYLHQTIGNLKNGDLYRIPDLDRDFLLDPHPRLQETERLRVHFHVPVDAQTLGSLGTTHRELRQALSTVKELDYAPHLEVETYTWEVLPGDQKPSLVDGLTRELQAARKLIDSL